One Parageobacillus sp. KH3-4 genomic region harbors:
- the prsW gene encoding glutamic-type intramembrane protease PrsW yields MLTLISAGIAPGIALLSYFYLKDEYETEPLSIVLRTFLVGALLVFPIMFIQYVFHAEGMATSAVTRAFFLSGLLEEFVKWFILYFSIYDHHEFDEPYDGIVYSASVSLGFATLENILYLLANGVEFAITRAFLPVSSHALFAVIMGFYLGKAKFAMKKQRYLFLSFFLPFLLHGTYDFILLTQEKWGYYMVPFMLLLWWFALRKVKQAKGLHEHEGISPAKSQAQ; encoded by the coding sequence ATGTTAACGTTAATCTCTGCTGGCATTGCCCCAGGCATCGCGCTGCTTAGTTATTTTTATTTAAAAGATGAATATGAAACAGAACCGCTTTCCATTGTGTTGCGGACGTTTCTTGTTGGCGCGCTTCTTGTATTTCCCATCATGTTTATTCAATATGTATTTCATGCGGAAGGAATGGCAACATCTGCGGTAACTCGCGCCTTTTTTTTGTCCGGATTGTTAGAAGAGTTTGTGAAATGGTTTATCCTCTATTTTTCTATTTATGATCATCATGAGTTTGATGAGCCGTATGATGGCATCGTCTATAGCGCGAGCGTGTCGCTCGGTTTTGCAACATTGGAAAATATTTTATATTTACTGGCAAATGGTGTGGAATTTGCCATAACAAGAGCGTTTTTGCCTGTTTCAAGCCATGCTTTGTTCGCGGTAATTATGGGCTTTTATTTAGGGAAAGCAAAATTTGCGATGAAGAAGCAGCGCTACTTATTTCTTTCGTTTTTCCTTCCCTTTCTGTTGCACGGGACATATGATTTTATTTTGCTAACACAAGAAAAATGGGGCTACTACATGGTTCCGTTCATGCTGTTGTTATGGTGGTTCGCGCTTCGAAAAGTAAAGCAGGCGAAAGGATTGCATGAACACGAAGGAATCTCTCCAGCAAAAAGCCAAGCGCAATAA
- the sleB gene encoding spore cortex-lytic enzyme: MVRKMQRNLSFIVLAVCLVICGKPAEEVKAFSNQVIQRGAVGDDVIELQARLQYIGFYNGKIDGVFGWRTYWAVRNFQYEYGLPVDGLVGESTKAKLVKASKYYEQFVKEQIRKGNSFTHYGGVPLSQQVKGNKGGGAANRAAGTTASNVPKGFSQNDIQLMANAVYGEARGEPYIGQVAVAAVILNRLEHPSFPDTIAGVIFQPGAFTAVADGQIWLTPNETAKKAVLDAINGWDPTGGAIYYFNPETATNAWIWSRPQIKQIGKHIFCK; this comes from the coding sequence ATGGTTAGGAAGATGCAACGGAATTTATCGTTTATCGTATTGGCTGTTTGTTTAGTAATCTGCGGAAAGCCAGCCGAAGAAGTAAAAGCATTTTCAAATCAAGTCATTCAACGCGGGGCGGTTGGAGACGATGTCATCGAATTACAGGCACGATTGCAGTATATCGGGTTTTACAACGGAAAAATTGACGGCGTGTTTGGCTGGAGGACATATTGGGCGGTGCGCAACTTTCAATATGAATACGGGCTTCCAGTAGACGGGCTTGTCGGCGAAAGCACAAAAGCGAAGCTAGTCAAGGCATCGAAATATTATGAGCAATTTGTGAAGGAACAAATTCGCAAAGGCAATTCGTTTACCCATTACGGTGGCGTGCCGTTAAGCCAGCAAGTCAAAGGAAATAAAGGGGGAGGTGCGGCAAACAGGGCGGCGGGAACGACAGCGTCCAATGTACCGAAAGGGTTTTCGCAAAATGATATTCAATTGATGGCAAACGCCGTGTATGGAGAAGCGCGGGGAGAGCCTTATATCGGCCAAGTGGCTGTCGCAGCGGTCATTTTAAACCGCTTGGAGCATCCATCGTTTCCAGATACGATAGCGGGCGTTATTTTCCAGCCTGGGGCGTTTACTGCGGTAGCCGATGGGCAAATTTGGCTGACGCCGAATGAAACGGCGAAAAAAGCCGTGCTTGATGCAATTAACGGCTGGGATCCTACCGGCGGTGCCATTTATTATTTCAACCCGGAAACAGCAACAAACGCATGGATTTGGAGTCGTCCGCAAATTAAACAGATCGGAAAACATATTTTTTGTAAATAG
- the ypeB gene encoding germination protein YpeB has translation MIRNVLIGVLLLGIAGTAYWGYREHQEKNAVLIHAENNYQRAFHDLTYQMDLLHDKIGTTLAMNSRTSLSPALAEVWRIASEAHSDVGQLPLSLLPFNKTQEFLAKIGEFSYRTAVRDLEKEPLTKEEYRTLQALYKNAANIQQELRNVQHLVLKNNLRWMDVELALATNDSPGDNIIIDGFKAVEKNVDSFSKSAEFGPAFVGLEKKEKGFVRAIGKPISKTEAKRIARSFLELKGTESIKVTASGKGADERFYSLTIRDPKAKSDIYMDITEKGGYPIWLINSRPIKKQTISLHEAANRGMKFLRKHKFKNLELYDSAQYDNIALLTFVTNENGIRIYPETIKMKVALDDGTIVGFSARDYLSSSIQRPLPKPTLTAEQAKKKVNPNLKVMEQRQAVITNDMNKQVLCYEFLGTLGEDTYQIFINANTGMEENVEKLQSVEQNYS, from the coding sequence ATGATACGAAATGTATTAATCGGAGTGCTGTTGCTTGGTATCGCTGGAACAGCATATTGGGGGTATCGAGAACATCAAGAGAAAAACGCGGTATTAATTCATGCTGAAAACAACTACCAGCGCGCTTTCCATGACTTAACGTACCAAATGGATTTATTGCATGATAAAATCGGCACCACGCTTGCGATGAATTCCCGAACATCGCTTTCTCCGGCGTTGGCGGAAGTATGGCGAATCGCCTCAGAGGCCCATTCGGATGTCGGGCAATTGCCGCTTTCATTACTACCGTTTAACAAAACGCAAGAGTTTCTCGCCAAAATAGGAGAGTTCAGCTATCGAACCGCAGTCCGCGATTTAGAGAAAGAACCGCTTACGAAGGAAGAATATCGCACGTTGCAAGCACTTTATAAAAACGCGGCGAACATCCAACAAGAACTTCGCAATGTTCAACATTTGGTCTTAAAAAACAACTTGCGCTGGATGGATGTCGAATTAGCGCTTGCCACAAACGACAGCCCGGGCGATAACATCATTATTGACGGATTTAAAGCGGTAGAGAAAAACGTTGATTCGTTTTCCAAGTCAGCGGAATTTGGCCCAGCATTTGTTGGCTTGGAGAAGAAAGAAAAAGGTTTTGTCCGCGCTATAGGGAAGCCGATTTCCAAAACAGAAGCGAAAAGAATCGCCCGTTCTTTTCTTGAACTAAAAGGAACGGAAAGCATAAAAGTCACTGCAAGCGGAAAAGGGGCGGATGAGCGATTTTACAGTTTGACGATCCGCGATCCAAAGGCGAAGAGCGATATTTATATGGACATTACAGAAAAAGGAGGTTATCCGATTTGGTTAATCAATAGCCGTCCAATCAAAAAGCAAACGATCAGTTTGCATGAAGCGGCAAATAGAGGAATGAAATTTTTGCGGAAGCACAAGTTTAAAAACTTGGAGCTATATGACAGCGCCCAATATGATAACATCGCTTTATTGACGTTTGTGACGAATGAAAATGGAATCCGCATTTATCCGGAAACCATTAAAATGAAAGTGGCTCTCGATGATGGAACGATCGTCGGTTTTTCCGCACGCGATTATTTATCTTCCTCCATTCAGCGTCCGCTTCCGAAACCAACATTGACGGCGGAGCAGGCAAAGAAAAAAGTAAACCCAAATTTAAAAGTGATGGAACAGCGCCAAGCAGTGATCACAAACGATATGAACAAGCAAGTGCTCTGCTATGAATTTTTAGGGACGCTTGGGGAAGACACATATCAAATTTTTATTAACGCGAATACGGGAATGGAGGAAAACGTGGAAAAGCTGCAAAGCGTGGAACAAAATTATAGTTAA
- a CDS encoding flagellar brake domain-containing protein: MLKIGDTLMLEPIDGEGEQYKSKVEEIGDSYIHIDYPIHMKTGKTVFLLNGMQFKASFAGEDNGIYLFETEVIGKVRQPIPMVVLSYPGTDKLVRVQRRQYVRVEANTDVAIHPLQQEFAPFTTMTTDISAGGAAIVLPQPQQKQLFPGMVVETWLVLAMRSGEYHYLKLKAKIIRIFQAENSDIYKASLQFFDVSPQDRVLLIRYSFERQLEIRKKEENIANKPQKSVE, from the coding sequence ATGTTAAAGATAGGAGATACGTTAATGTTAGAGCCGATAGATGGGGAAGGGGAACAATATAAAAGCAAAGTGGAAGAAATAGGTGACAGCTACATACATATTGACTATCCCATTCACATGAAAACGGGCAAAACGGTATTTTTATTAAATGGAATGCAATTTAAGGCAAGTTTTGCAGGGGAAGATAATGGCATTTATTTATTTGAAACAGAAGTGATTGGAAAAGTGCGCCAGCCGATTCCAATGGTTGTTCTTTCTTATCCGGGAACCGATAAGTTAGTGCGCGTTCAGCGCCGTCAGTATGTAAGAGTGGAAGCGAATACCGATGTAGCCATTCATCCGCTCCAACAAGAATTTGCCCCATTTACGACGATGACGACAGATATTAGCGCTGGCGGGGCTGCGATCGTATTGCCGCAGCCGCAACAAAAACAGCTGTTCCCCGGAATGGTGGTGGAAACATGGTTGGTATTAGCGATGAGATCCGGGGAATATCATTATTTAAAGCTGAAAGCAAAAATCATTCGCATCTTTCAAGCGGAAAACAGCGATATATATAAAGCGTCTTTGCAATTTTTCGATGTATCGCCACAAGACCGGGTGCTGTTGATCCGCTATAGCTTTGAACGGCAGCTGGAAATAAGGAAAAAAGAGGAAAATATCGCGAATAAACCGCAAAAAAGCGTGGAATAA
- a CDS encoding YpfB family protein, with amino-acid sequence MKRMESILLKLVVIQFIFLIIAQALILYTPLSPYFGKIYEYEGISKQEKTKTIETIVDR; translated from the coding sequence ATGAAACGAATGGAATCGATTTTACTGAAGCTTGTCGTGATTCAATTTATTTTTTTAATCATAGCCCAAGCGCTGATTTTGTACACTCCACTCAGCCCTTATTTTGGAAAAATTTATGAGTATGAAGGGATCAGTAAACAAGAAAAAACAAAAACAATCGAAACAATCGTCGACCGCTAG
- the cmk gene encoding (d)CMP kinase, with protein MRKNISIAIDGPAAAGKSTVAKMIAKRLSYVYIDTGAMYRALTYRALRQGVALDDEQALVSLLKNTYIELKSSEQGQLVFVNGEDVTNIIRSEEVTNAVSLVAKHPLVREEMVARQRVLAKNGGVVMDGRDIGTHVLPDAEVKIFLKASVEERAKRRHAENIARGFPSDLETLKKEIARRDQIDSEREVAPLKKAEDAIEIDTTSLSVEEVVERIMEIVNERIG; from the coding sequence ATGAGAAAAAACATCAGCATTGCCATTGATGGACCAGCTGCGGCGGGGAAAAGCACCGTTGCGAAAATGATAGCGAAACGGCTTTCGTATGTTTACATCGACACCGGCGCGATGTACCGGGCGCTAACGTACCGGGCCTTGCGTCAAGGGGTTGCGCTTGATGATGAACAAGCGTTAGTTTCGTTATTAAAAAATACATATATTGAATTAAAGTCGTCAGAGCAAGGACAGCTTGTGTTTGTCAACGGGGAAGACGTTACAAACATTATTCGCAGCGAAGAAGTGACAAATGCGGTATCGCTGGTTGCCAAGCATCCGCTAGTGCGGGAAGAAATGGTGGCGCGTCAACGCGTTCTTGCCAAAAATGGCGGCGTCGTCATGGATGGGCGAGATATTGGCACACACGTTCTTCCGGATGCGGAAGTCAAAATCTTTTTGAAAGCATCCGTTGAAGAAAGAGCGAAGCGCCGCCACGCAGAAAACATTGCCAGAGGATTTCCATCTGACTTGGAAACGCTGAAAAAAGAAATCGCGCGCCGCGATCAAATCGATTCGGAGCGTGAAGTGGCGCCGCTTAAAAAGGCAGAAGATGCGATAGAAATTGATACGACGTCATTGTCGGTGGAAGAAGTGGTAGAACGCATTATGGAAATTGTCAATGAAAGGATTGGGTGA
- a CDS encoding lysophospholipid acyltransferase family protein: protein MVDFYSFAKGVVKRILIPLYRIEVIGVEQFPKEGGVLLCANHISNLDPPILGITAPRPIHFMAKEELFRVPLFKNLITILHAFPVKRGMSDRQALRTGLDLLKQGRVLGIFPEGTRSKDGKLKKGLPGVGFFALRTSAAVVPCAIIGSYRPFVRLKVVYGAPLDMAPLRERKASPEEATAYIMQHIQALLDQHR, encoded by the coding sequence ATGGTGGACTTTTATTCGTTTGCCAAGGGAGTTGTCAAAAGAATTTTAATCCCTCTTTACCGTATTGAGGTAATAGGAGTGGAGCAGTTTCCAAAAGAAGGTGGAGTACTTCTTTGCGCAAACCATATTAGTAACCTCGATCCGCCAATCCTTGGGATTACCGCTCCAAGGCCGATTCATTTTATGGCGAAAGAAGAATTGTTTCGTGTTCCGCTCTTTAAAAACTTAATTACGATTTTGCATGCGTTTCCAGTAAAACGGGGAATGAGCGATCGCCAAGCGTTGCGAACCGGACTAGACCTGCTAAAACAAGGGCGCGTGTTAGGCATCTTTCCAGAGGGGACGCGAAGCAAAGACGGCAAATTGAAAAAGGGGCTGCCTGGTGTCGGTTTTTTTGCGCTTCGGACAAGCGCCGCTGTTGTTCCGTGCGCCATTATTGGTTCATATCGTCCGTTTGTGCGGCTTAAGGTCGTTTACGGAGCGCCGCTCGATATGGCGCCGCTGCGTGAGCGAAAAGCATCGCCGGAAGAAGCGACGGCTTATATTATGCAGCATATCCAAGCATTATTGGATCAGCATCGATAA
- the rpsA gene encoding 30S ribosomal protein S1, whose translation MTEDMNLQVNVYKVGDIVRGKVVKLEDKQVLVDIEGSKQSGIIPISELSSLHIDKTSDAVSVGDEVTAKVKKVEEGENEEDGLLILSKKAVDAERAWEELERKFASGETFEVVVKDIVKGGLVADVGVRGFIPASLVEPHYVEDFSDYKGKMLAVKVVELDREKNRIILSHRAVVEEEQERQRKEVFSRLEPGQVLEGIVRRITDFGVFVDVGGFDGLVHISQLSHTRVAHPSDVVQEGETVKVKVLSVDEENGRVSLSMKEAMPSPWEGIAEKIAPGDIVTGKVKRLVPFGAFVEIFPGVEGLVHISQISNKRIGTPHEVLKEGEEVKAKVLDVNEDEHRISLSIRDLIEEEAASEEDYSQYANLSNEVRGFQIGEVIGEQLKKLK comes from the coding sequence ATGACAGAGGATATGAATTTACAAGTGAACGTATACAAGGTAGGTGATATCGTTCGCGGAAAAGTGGTAAAGTTAGAAGATAAGCAAGTGCTTGTCGATATTGAAGGAAGCAAACAAAGCGGGATTATCCCAATTAGCGAATTATCGAGTTTGCATATTGACAAAACAAGTGACGCCGTTTCTGTCGGCGATGAAGTGACAGCGAAAGTAAAAAAAGTGGAAGAAGGCGAAAATGAAGAAGATGGGTTGCTGATCTTATCAAAGAAAGCAGTGGACGCTGAGCGCGCTTGGGAAGAATTAGAGAGAAAATTTGCTAGCGGGGAAACGTTTGAAGTCGTCGTGAAAGACATCGTTAAAGGCGGACTCGTTGCCGATGTTGGAGTGCGCGGATTTATCCCTGCCTCTCTCGTAGAGCCGCACTATGTCGAGGATTTTTCCGACTACAAAGGCAAGATGCTTGCGGTCAAAGTGGTAGAGCTTGATCGTGAAAAAAATCGCATCATTTTGTCGCATCGTGCCGTCGTGGAAGAAGAGCAAGAGCGCCAGCGCAAGGAAGTATTTAGCCGTTTAGAGCCAGGGCAAGTGCTTGAGGGAATTGTGCGCCGCATCACCGATTTTGGCGTGTTTGTGGATGTTGGCGGCTTTGATGGTCTCGTACATATTTCCCAGCTTTCCCATACGCGCGTCGCACATCCGTCCGATGTCGTGCAAGAAGGGGAAACGGTGAAAGTAAAAGTGCTTTCCGTTGACGAGGAAAACGGTCGTGTCTCCCTTTCTATGAAAGAAGCAATGCCAAGCCCTTGGGAAGGGATTGCCGAAAAAATCGCTCCTGGCGACATCGTCACTGGTAAGGTGAAGCGGCTTGTGCCGTTCGGTGCGTTTGTTGAAATTTTCCCGGGTGTCGAAGGGCTTGTTCATATTTCGCAAATCTCCAATAAGCGCATCGGCACCCCGCATGAAGTGCTAAAAGAAGGGGAAGAAGTAAAAGCAAAAGTGCTTGATGTAAATGAGGACGAACATCGTATCTCGTTAAGTATACGCGATTTAATCGAGGAAGAAGCGGCTTCTGAGGAAGACTATAGTCAATATGCAAATCTGTCAAACGAAGTAAGAGGCTTCCAAATTGGCGAAGTAATTGGTGAGCAGCTGAAAAAATTAAAATAA
- the fni gene encoding type 2 isopentenyl-diphosphate Delta-isomerase produces the protein MSRAKRKTEHIQHALSTADQGTSGFDDIAFVHQSLPDIRISDIHLHTTLGELSLSSPFFINAMTGGGGQKTLEINKGLAEAAKHCQIAMAVGSQMAALKDDKQRETFEIVRKVNENGIIFANIGSEATVDDAKRVVDMIEADGLQIHLNAVQELVMPEGDRDFTGALLRIEQIVQTVQVPVIVKEVGFGMSRETALRLKEIGVKIVDVGGFGGTNFACIENKRRSNIIAYFNDWGIPTAASIVEVVQTSPSLVVVGSGGVRTALDAVKAIALGASAVGMAVPFLRTLVEQGVEALVAYIEELHRDLTLIMGALGARTIDKLQRVPLVIRGDTHHWLTERGFDTKIYSCR, from the coding sequence ATGAGTAGGGCAAAGCGAAAAACCGAACATATTCAGCATGCGCTCTCTACTGCCGATCAAGGTACAAGCGGCTTTGATGACATTGCGTTTGTTCATCAAAGTTTACCTGATATACGCATTAGCGATATTCACTTGCATACTACTTTAGGCGAACTTTCGTTAAGTTCGCCTTTCTTTATCAATGCAATGACCGGCGGCGGTGGACAAAAAACGTTAGAAATTAACAAAGGATTAGCGGAGGCGGCAAAACATTGTCAAATAGCGATGGCCGTTGGTTCGCAAATGGCAGCGCTAAAAGATGACAAGCAGCGGGAAACGTTTGAGATTGTGCGAAAAGTAAACGAAAACGGTATTATTTTTGCGAACATAGGAAGCGAAGCAACGGTGGACGACGCGAAGCGTGTTGTCGATATGATTGAAGCGGACGGCCTGCAGATTCATTTAAATGCGGTGCAAGAGCTTGTTATGCCGGAAGGGGATCGCGATTTTACCGGTGCGCTGCTTCGTATTGAACAAATTGTTCAAACCGTTCAAGTCCCTGTGATCGTAAAAGAAGTAGGGTTTGGCATGAGCAGGGAAACGGCTTTGCGTTTAAAGGAAATCGGCGTAAAAATCGTCGATGTTGGCGGTTTTGGCGGCACCAATTTTGCCTGTATTGAAAATAAACGGCGTTCCAACATAATAGCGTATTTTAATGATTGGGGGATTCCAACGGCAGCCTCGATCGTAGAGGTAGTTCAAACTTCTCCTTCCTTAGTCGTGGTCGGCAGCGGCGGTGTCCGTACCGCGTTGGATGCTGTGAAAGCGATCGCGCTGGGGGCATCCGCAGTGGGAATGGCAGTACCGTTTTTACGGACGCTTGTCGAACAAGGAGTGGAAGCGTTAGTCGCCTATATCGAGGAGCTTCACCGCGATTTAACGTTGATTATGGGAGCGTTGGGGGCAAGGACGATCGATAAACTGCAGCGCGTGCCGCTTGTAATTCGCGGCGATACGCATCATTGGTTAACAGAAAGAGGTTTTGACACGAAAATATATAGTTGTCGATAA
- a CDS encoding spore germination protein, with product MFFFKESKKEKQIAKNQQGKNQNQQQPNFLSTDLNQNLQELQNIYQHCMDVVFRQFKIGGKTKAALIYIDGLANIEEIDASVLTPLMKENNTDQLIPVNHILEQKLTISKVKKVQTVTECIEHISGGNPVLLLDQQSEGFALGLANWEKRSIEEPVGESVIRGPREGFTESLGTNLSLLRRKIRSPQLKTKSMKIGEYTQTEVVISYIEGIAEQTLIREVETRLSRIKVDGILETSYIEEFIEDNPYSLFPQVLNTERPDVVVASLLEGRVAILQDGTPFALVVPVSFYSLLQTGEDYYQRSLISTATRWLRYLFLLLSLLLPSLYVAILTFHQEMLPTTLLITIATSREQIPFPALVEALLIEIVFEALREAGLRLPKQAGSAVSIVGALVIGQAAVQAGLASSPLIMVVALTGIASFTIPRYPVGFALRMLRFPMILLAGTLGLLGIMFGLLMILTHMATLRSFGVPYLSPLAPMQGGEMKDVLLRAPWWKLDTRPSLTGTDNILRQGPDQKPGPDYGNDKTSRGKGGS from the coding sequence ATGTTTTTTTTTAAAGAAAGCAAGAAAGAAAAACAAATAGCGAAGAACCAGCAAGGGAAAAACCAAAATCAGCAACAACCGAACTTTCTTTCTACCGACTTAAATCAAAATCTGCAAGAACTGCAAAACATCTATCAACATTGTATGGATGTTGTTTTTCGCCAATTTAAAATTGGCGGGAAAACAAAAGCTGCTCTTATCTACATCGACGGTTTAGCCAACATCGAAGAAATCGATGCAAGCGTACTTACCCCTTTGATGAAAGAAAATAATACCGATCAGCTGATTCCTGTCAATCATATACTAGAACAAAAATTGACCATTTCCAAGGTAAAGAAAGTACAAACGGTGACAGAATGCATTGAACATATTTCTGGCGGGAACCCAGTTTTGCTTCTCGATCAGCAAAGCGAAGGATTCGCTTTAGGTTTGGCAAATTGGGAAAAACGCTCCATCGAAGAACCGGTCGGGGAATCCGTGATAAGGGGACCGCGGGAAGGATTCACCGAATCATTAGGAACGAACCTTTCTTTATTGCGCAGAAAAATAAGAAGCCCGCAGCTAAAAACAAAATCAATGAAAATTGGAGAGTACACCCAAACCGAAGTAGTCATCTCTTATATTGAGGGAATCGCTGAGCAAACGTTAATCCGAGAAGTAGAGACCCGGCTTAGCCGCATCAAGGTAGACGGCATTTTGGAAACCAGCTACATTGAAGAGTTCATCGAGGACAATCCTTATTCCCTGTTTCCTCAAGTCTTGAATACCGAACGGCCTGACGTGGTGGTGGCGAGTCTGCTTGAAGGACGAGTAGCGATTCTTCAAGATGGCACTCCTTTCGCTTTGGTTGTACCGGTTTCTTTTTATTCCTTGCTGCAAACAGGTGAAGATTACTACCAACGATCTTTAATCAGCACGGCAACCCGCTGGCTGCGTTATCTATTTCTCTTGCTCTCTCTTTTGCTGCCCTCGTTATATGTGGCGATCCTGACTTTTCATCAGGAAATGCTTCCGACTACACTTTTGATAACCATCGCTACTTCCCGGGAGCAGATTCCCTTTCCGGCGCTGGTTGAAGCGTTGCTTATAGAAATTGTATTTGAGGCTTTGCGTGAAGCGGGATTGAGGCTTCCTAAACAAGCGGGTTCTGCGGTTAGTATCGTTGGTGCGCTAGTGATTGGGCAAGCTGCGGTCCAAGCAGGTCTTGCTTCTTCTCCTCTGATCATGGTGGTCGCATTAACGGGGATTGCCTCCTTTACCATTCCCCGCTATCCGGTTGGATTCGCACTAAGGATGCTGCGCTTTCCCATGATCTTATTGGCAGGGACGTTAGGGCTTCTCGGGATTATGTTTGGGCTGCTCATGATTCTTACTCATATGGCGACGCTTCGTTCTTTCGGTGTTCCCTATTTATCTCCCTTAGCTCCAATGCAAGGAGGAGAAATGAAAGACGTATTGCTGCGCGCGCCTTGGTGGAAGCTCGATACACGCCCCAGTTTAACAGGAACGGATAACATCCTTCGGCAAGGTCCGGATCAGAAACCGGGCCCTGATTACGGAAATGATAAGACGAGTAGAGGCAAAGGAGGATCATGA
- a CDS encoding endospore germination permease — MIEKGKISAAQMGIMMYPTIIATAILLVPAITARHAKQDMWLSPFWASLIGFLTVYIAVQLHQLYPQKTLIEYSEEILGKFLGKAVGLVFLFFYLHANGIIIREYGEFVVGNFLIHTPLVFVMGSMILVCSFAVRGGVEVVARLAQMIVPVVIILILANIILLIPDMEVENMFPIMEKGIMPSLIGAIIPQGWFTEFLLIAFLLPYVADHHKEKRWGMISVTAVMLTLSFINIAVLFVLGGITSRFIYPAFSAVRYISIADFLEHIEAIVMSLWVAGVFVKIAVFYYALVLGTAQWLNLSDYRPIVFPIGFLLLLFAVWSAPNLMELTHFLGSSSPFYRISIQLGIPLILLFVAKWRKRTNSQKLTQQG; from the coding sequence ATGATTGAGAAAGGAAAAATATCTGCCGCCCAAATGGGGATAATGATGTATCCGACGATCATCGCAACAGCCATTCTCTTAGTCCCTGCAATCACCGCCCGACACGCGAAGCAGGATATGTGGCTTTCTCCTTTCTGGGCTTCACTCATCGGATTTCTGACCGTTTATATTGCCGTTCAGTTACATCAGCTCTATCCCCAAAAAACCCTCATTGAGTACAGCGAGGAGATTCTCGGCAAGTTTCTAGGGAAAGCGGTTGGGTTGGTCTTTTTATTTTTCTATTTGCATGCAAATGGAATTATTATCCGAGAGTATGGCGAATTTGTTGTAGGCAACTTTCTTATTCATACTCCATTAGTTTTTGTAATGGGAAGTATGATTCTAGTGTGCTCCTTTGCCGTTCGCGGCGGTGTGGAAGTGGTCGCCCGGCTTGCGCAAATGATTGTGCCTGTTGTGATTATCCTGATATTGGCCAATATTATCCTGTTGATTCCGGATATGGAAGTAGAGAATATGTTTCCAATCATGGAAAAGGGAATAATGCCTTCGCTCATAGGGGCGATCATCCCGCAAGGCTGGTTTACTGAATTCCTCCTCATCGCTTTTCTGCTTCCTTACGTAGCCGATCACCATAAAGAAAAGAGATGGGGCATGATCTCAGTCACCGCCGTCATGTTGACTTTATCTTTCATCAATATTGCCGTTCTTTTCGTCCTAGGAGGGATCACATCCCGTTTTATCTATCCCGCGTTTAGCGCTGTCCGTTACATTAGCATCGCGGATTTTCTAGAACATATTGAAGCCATCGTAATGTCCCTTTGGGTAGCAGGGGTTTTTGTGAAGATTGCTGTCTTTTATTATGCTTTAGTGTTGGGAACGGCTCAATGGCTGAATTTGTCAGATTATCGCCCGATCGTTTTTCCTATCGGATTTTTACTGCTGTTATTTGCCGTCTGGTCGGCGCCGAATTTAATGGAATTGACCCATTTTCTAGGAAGCTCTTCTCCGTTTTACCGAATTTCGATTCAATTAGGAATTCCTCTTATTCTGCTATTTGTCGCAAAATGGCGCAAAAGAACCAACAGCCAAAAGTTAACACAACAAGGATAA